A genomic region of Mycolicibacterium poriferae contains the following coding sequences:
- a CDS encoding MCE family protein, whose amino-acid sequence MDDDGLAPGWWTLILVAVLAGAIWLTYALFTGSLRSTTPVTLTSDRAGLVMEKNADVKLRGVPVGRVADIGVTGESSSPVALRLEIDDDQLQYIPANVEAQIRATTVFGAKFVDLVMPGDPSSQRLEAGQVLQSRNVTTEVNTVFENLVEVLDQVDVAKLNSTLSALSDGVRGQGERIGEATTAANQVLLELNPRNETIRADLQALTSFNRTFSAAAQNILSTLDAASTTSATVVSKSDQLDALLLSTLGLSNSGINLLAPNQANLVKAINVLEPTTELLYKYNPEYTCLLVGAKHLLDNGGYESPGGNGRSIVFDTGLSFGDDPYRYPNHLPIIGAKGGPGGKPGCGSLPVVADNWPVRQLVTHTGFGSGLDWRPNPGIAFPTYANYLPVTRAVPEPPSIRNLFGGPAIGPVPYPGAPAYGAQLYAPDGTPLWPGLPPAPPPGAPRDPGPRPGTEPFIVEHPMQLQPTAVPYPYVPPPVPAAPGPP is encoded by the coding sequence ATGGACGACGACGGTCTGGCTCCCGGGTGGTGGACACTGATCTTGGTTGCGGTGCTCGCCGGCGCCATCTGGTTGACATATGCCCTGTTCACCGGGTCCTTGCGGTCCACGACACCGGTCACCCTGACCTCCGACCGGGCGGGTCTGGTGATGGAGAAGAACGCCGACGTCAAGTTGCGGGGCGTCCCGGTCGGGCGGGTCGCCGACATCGGGGTCACCGGTGAATCGAGCTCGCCGGTGGCGCTGCGCCTGGAGATCGACGACGACCAACTGCAGTACATCCCGGCCAATGTCGAGGCTCAGATCCGCGCCACCACGGTGTTCGGGGCCAAGTTCGTCGATCTGGTGATGCCCGGCGATCCGAGCAGTCAACGCCTCGAAGCGGGACAGGTGCTGCAGTCGCGCAACGTCACCACCGAGGTCAACACCGTCTTCGAGAACCTCGTCGAGGTGCTCGACCAGGTCGACGTGGCCAAGCTCAACAGCACCCTGTCGGCGTTGTCCGACGGTGTGCGCGGCCAGGGTGAACGGATCGGCGAGGCCACCACCGCGGCCAACCAGGTTCTGCTGGAACTCAATCCGCGCAACGAGACCATTCGGGCCGACCTGCAGGCGCTCACCTCGTTCAACCGGACGTTCAGTGCCGCGGCGCAGAACATCCTGTCGACCTTGGATGCGGCGAGTACGACCAGCGCCACGGTGGTCAGCAAGTCTGACCAGCTCGACGCTTTGCTGCTCTCGACGCTCGGACTGTCCAACAGCGGCATCAACCTGTTGGCGCCCAACCAGGCCAACCTGGTCAAGGCGATCAACGTGCTGGAGCCCACGACCGAGCTGCTCTACAAGTACAACCCCGAATACACCTGCCTGCTGGTCGGGGCCAAGCATCTGCTCGACAACGGCGGCTACGAATCGCCCGGCGGAAACGGCCGCAGCATCGTGTTCGACACCGGACTGTCGTTCGGCGACGACCCGTACCGCTACCCCAACCACCTGCCGATCATCGGCGCCAAGGGCGGTCCCGGCGGCAAGCCGGGCTGCGGCTCGCTGCCCGTGGTGGCCGACAACTGGCCGGTCCGTCAGCTGGTGACCCACACCGGGTTCGGCAGTGGTCTGGATTGGCGGCCCAACCCGGGCATCGCGTTCCCGACCTACGCCAACTACCTGCCGGTGACCCGTGCGGTGCCGGAGCCGCCGAGCATCCGGAATCTCTTCGGCGGTCCGGCGATCGGGCCGGTCCCGTATCCGGGCGCCCCCGCGTACGGTGCGCAGTTGTACGCACCCGACGGCACGCCGCTGTGGCCCGGCCTGCCGCCGGCGCCGCCGCCGGGCGCGCCGCGCGACCCGGGACCGCGACCCGGCACGGAGCCGTTCATCGTCGAACATCCGATGCAGTTGCAGCCCACCGCGGTGCCGTATCCATATGTGCCGCCACCGGTGCCGGCGGCACCCGGCCCGCCCTGA
- a CDS encoding ABC transporter permease, with the protein MTVSRPHSQFPWLKARFRSVADPWNSVGVQAKFYGRTLRSIGLVLKDYRIELIRLIAQMGLGAGALIVIGGTVAIVGFLTVTTGALVAVQGYTDFAEIGVEALTGFASAFFNVRLIAPATTAVALSATIGAGATAQLGAMRINEEIDALEVMGIRSIAYLASTRVLAGLLVVIPLYCVGVLASFWAARFGTTVLYGQSTGVYDHYFRTFLNPIDLFWSFIQCVALAVVIMLVHTYYGFSARGGPAGVGEAVGRAVRTSLIVSAFVLVMISLAVYGQSGNFNLAG; encoded by the coding sequence GTGACGGTTTCGCGGCCCCATTCCCAGTTCCCCTGGCTCAAGGCCCGGTTCCGCAGTGTCGCCGACCCCTGGAACAGCGTCGGTGTGCAGGCGAAGTTCTACGGCCGCACGCTGCGCTCGATCGGCCTGGTGCTCAAGGACTACCGCATCGAGCTGATCCGGCTGATCGCCCAGATGGGTCTGGGTGCCGGGGCGTTGATCGTCATCGGCGGCACCGTCGCCATCGTCGGCTTCCTGACCGTGACGACCGGTGCGCTGGTGGCGGTTCAGGGTTACACCGACTTCGCCGAGATCGGTGTCGAGGCGCTCACCGGTTTCGCCTCGGCGTTCTTCAACGTGCGGCTGATCGCGCCGGCGACGACGGCGGTGGCGTTGTCGGCCACCATCGGCGCCGGCGCCACCGCGCAGCTGGGCGCGATGCGGATCAATGAGGAGATCGACGCGCTCGAGGTGATGGGCATCCGCAGCATCGCCTACCTGGCGTCGACGCGGGTGCTGGCCGGCCTGCTCGTGGTCATCCCGCTCTACTGCGTGGGTGTGCTGGCGTCGTTCTGGGCGGCGCGTTTCGGCACCACCGTGCTCTACGGCCAGTCGACGGGCGTCTACGACCACTATTTCCGGACGTTCCTGAACCCGATCGACCTGTTCTGGTCGTTCATCCAGTGTGTGGCGCTCGCGGTGGTGATCATGCTGGTGCACACCTATTACGGTTTCAGTGCGCGCGGCGGCCCGGCGGGCGTCGGCGAGGCCGTCGGCCGCGCGGTGCGTACGTCGCTGATCGTGTCCGCGTTCGTGCTGGTGATGATTTCGCTTGCGGTGTACGGACAATCCGGCAACTTCAACCTGGCGGGCTGA
- a CDS encoding MlaE family ABC transporter permease yields the protein MVASDAIAKPVRAVGGFYSMALDTFVAMFRPPFAWREFISQSWFVARVSILPTLMLTIPYTVLLTFTFNILLREFGAADFSGTGAALGTVRQIGPIVTVLVVAGAGATAMCADLGARTIREELDALRVMGVNPIQALVVPRVLAAMLVSLALSATVILVGLAGAYFFTVYIQNVSPGAFAAGLTLIIGALDVTIALIKAALFGLSAGLIACYKGISVGGGPAGVGNAVNETVVFTFMALFAINIVATAVAVKVTM from the coding sequence ATGGTCGCTTCCGACGCTATTGCCAAACCCGTGCGCGCAGTCGGCGGGTTCTACTCGATGGCGCTGGACACGTTCGTGGCGATGTTCAGGCCACCGTTCGCGTGGCGCGAGTTCATCAGCCAGTCCTGGTTCGTTGCGCGCGTGTCGATCCTGCCGACGCTGATGCTCACCATCCCGTACACGGTGCTGCTGACCTTCACGTTCAACATCCTGCTGCGGGAATTCGGTGCCGCGGACTTCTCCGGTACCGGCGCGGCGCTGGGCACCGTCCGCCAGATCGGGCCGATCGTCACGGTTCTGGTGGTCGCCGGTGCGGGCGCGACCGCCATGTGCGCCGACCTAGGCGCCCGGACCATCCGCGAGGAACTCGACGCACTGCGCGTGATGGGGGTCAATCCCATTCAGGCTCTTGTCGTTCCACGGGTGCTGGCCGCGATGTTGGTGTCACTGGCGTTGTCGGCGACGGTGATCCTGGTCGGCCTGGCGGGCGCGTACTTCTTCACCGTGTACATCCAGAACGTCTCTCCGGGCGCCTTCGCTGCCGGGCTGACGCTGATCATCGGTGCGCTCGACGTCACGATCGCGCTGATCAAGGCCGCCCTGTTCGGGCTTTCTGCGGGCCTGATCGCCTGCTACAAGGGCATTTCGGTGGGTGGCGGTCCGGCGGGCGTCGGCAACGCCGTCAACGAGACTGTGGTGTTCACCTTCATGGCGCTGTTCGCGATCAACATCGTGGCCACCGCCGTCGCGGTCAAGGTGACGATGTGA
- a CDS encoding TetR/AcrR family transcriptional regulator yields the protein MSIPIRRWTTTEAMPQRILDAATAAFAARGFSEATMADVVDGCGAGIGSIHRQFGGMRELFMAVFDRLVADVDRYVAAATDTSHGDDVTMFAATTHAYLEALWLHRDVAVVFGSDDGPAGFARLRERRLCDALRRWTPEVAADPSPQDQLLLRMLGAILAEASSLVILCDSEADVALISDATTEAIDRLVR from the coding sequence ATGTCGATCCCGATCCGACGCTGGACCACCACCGAGGCAATGCCGCAACGCATCCTGGATGCAGCAACGGCGGCTTTCGCCGCACGCGGGTTCTCCGAGGCCACGATGGCCGACGTCGTCGACGGGTGCGGGGCCGGCATCGGCAGCATCCACCGGCAGTTCGGCGGGATGCGGGAGCTCTTCATGGCGGTCTTCGACCGGTTGGTCGCCGACGTCGACCGGTACGTCGCCGCCGCCACCGACACGAGCCACGGCGACGATGTGACGATGTTCGCGGCGACGACCCACGCCTACCTGGAGGCGCTGTGGCTGCACCGCGACGTGGCGGTGGTGTTCGGCTCAGACGACGGGCCGGCCGGTTTCGCCCGCCTGCGCGAACGCCGCTTGTGTGACGCCCTGCGGCGCTGGACTCCCGAGGTGGCGGCGGATCCGTCACCGCAGGATCAGCTGCTGCTGCGGATGCTGGGCGCGATCCTGGCAGAGGCGTCGTCGTTGGTGATCCTCTGCGACAGCGAGGCCGACGTCGCGCTGATCAGCGACGCGACGACTGAGGCGATCGACCGCCTCGTCCGGTGA
- a CDS encoding VOC family protein, with protein sequence MPAITPSLWFDNDLEDAIAFYTAIFPNSSVGRIDRYTDAGPGTPGEVVSATFTVDGQQFIAINGGPQFPFTEAVSFTVHCRDQAEVDYYWQRLLDGGGQESQCGWLKDRFGLSWQVVPERLDELLRDPDPARAAAATRAMLGMSRIVIADLETAVADE encoded by the coding sequence ATGCCCGCCATCACACCGTCACTGTGGTTCGACAACGACCTCGAGGACGCCATCGCGTTCTACACGGCGATCTTCCCGAACTCCTCGGTCGGCCGGATCGACCGGTACACCGACGCCGGGCCGGGGACCCCCGGCGAGGTGGTATCGGCGACGTTCACCGTGGACGGGCAGCAGTTCATCGCCATCAACGGCGGACCGCAGTTCCCCTTCACCGAGGCGGTGTCGTTCACCGTGCACTGCCGCGATCAGGCCGAGGTCGACTACTACTGGCAGCGACTGCTCGACGGCGGTGGCCAGGAGTCGCAGTGCGGCTGGCTCAAGGACCGCTTCGGGCTGAGCTGGCAGGTCGTGCCCGAGCGGCTCGACGAACTGCTGCGTGACCCCGACCCGGCTCGTGCCGCCGCGGCGACCCGGGCGATGTTGGGGATGAGCAGGATCGTCATCGCTGACCTGGAGACCGCGGTCGCCGATGAATGA
- a CDS encoding TetR/AcrR family transcriptional regulator: MQPAADHNDDRRRIIEAAYRCLSDAHPGPILMSEILRRAQVSTRAFYRHFESKDDLFLALLRQECDALVADVDRVAAAALGTPAEQLAAWIGEMFDMCADPQRRLQLTVIDSDEVRAAKGYRETRARAQADRERSLTTILCRGRADGSFPLTEPDIDAVAISSLASRVLAGQDPDDAHALKQAQARVLDFALRAVGAVTAG; the protein is encoded by the coding sequence GTGCAGCCCGCTGCCGACCACAACGACGATCGCCGCCGCATCATCGAGGCGGCGTATCGGTGTCTGTCCGATGCGCATCCCGGGCCGATCCTGATGTCGGAGATCCTGCGTCGGGCGCAGGTCTCGACCCGGGCGTTCTACCGTCACTTCGAATCCAAGGACGACCTGTTCCTGGCCCTGTTGCGGCAGGAGTGCGACGCGTTGGTCGCCGACGTGGACCGCGTCGCCGCGGCGGCTCTCGGCACTCCCGCCGAGCAGCTGGCCGCCTGGATCGGGGAGATGTTCGACATGTGCGCCGACCCGCAGCGCCGCCTGCAACTGACGGTGATCGACTCCGACGAGGTGCGAGCGGCCAAGGGCTACCGGGAAACCCGGGCGCGGGCCCAGGCCGACCGGGAACGCTCGCTGACCACGATCCTGTGCCGGGGCCGTGCCGATGGCTCCTTCCCGCTGACCGAGCCCGACATCGACGCGGTTGCGATCAGTTCGCTGGCCTCGCGGGTGCTGGCCGGTCAGGACCCCGACGACGCGCACGCCCTCAAGCAGGCTCAAGCGCGCGTGCTGGACTTCGCGCTGCGCGCAGTAGGTGCCGTCACCGCGGGCTGA
- a CDS encoding alpha/beta fold hydrolase, which produces MNTGQLEPATRRFRGSDGLTLVADEWNGAGSAAQGSEPSVLMLHGGGQNRFSWKKTGQILAARGLHVVALDSRGHGDSDRSPDATYTIEALCADTLQVIEQIGRPVVLIGASMGGLTGILAARQAGSRLVTKLVLVDVVPRYEKDGSARIREFMFSHVHGFDSLEQAADAVAAYLPHRTRPRSPEGLKKNLRHRNGRWYWHWDPAFLTKPNEDPFVRVELLEQAAVELGIPILLIRGKLSDVVSEEAVADFLDKVPTAEFVELSGAGHTAAGDDNDAFSEAVVEFALR; this is translated from the coding sequence ATGAACACAGGTCAGCTGGAGCCGGCGACCAGGCGGTTTCGCGGCTCCGACGGGCTCACCCTGGTCGCCGACGAGTGGAACGGCGCCGGGTCGGCGGCGCAGGGCTCTGAACCGTCGGTGCTGATGCTGCACGGCGGTGGCCAGAACCGGTTCTCCTGGAAGAAGACCGGCCAGATCCTGGCGGCGCGGGGCCTGCATGTGGTGGCGCTGGACAGCCGTGGGCACGGCGACAGCGACCGCTCCCCCGACGCTACGTACACCATCGAGGCGCTGTGCGCGGACACGCTGCAGGTGATCGAGCAGATCGGTCGGCCGGTCGTGCTGATCGGAGCCAGCATGGGCGGGCTCACCGGCATTCTGGCCGCGCGCCAGGCGGGGTCGCGACTGGTCACCAAACTCGTGCTCGTCGACGTGGTGCCGCGCTACGAGAAGGACGGCAGCGCCCGCATCCGCGAGTTCATGTTCAGCCACGTACACGGCTTCGACTCGCTGGAGCAGGCCGCCGATGCCGTCGCCGCCTATCTGCCGCACCGCACCCGGCCCAGAAGTCCGGAGGGGCTGAAGAAGAACCTGCGACACCGCAACGGACGCTGGTACTGGCACTGGGATCCCGCGTTTCTGACCAAACCGAACGAAGACCCGTTCGTGCGAGTCGAGCTGCTCGAGCAGGCCGCCGTCGAGTTGGGCATCCCGATCCTGCTGATCCGCGGCAAGCTTTCCGACGTGGTCAGCGAGGAGGCCGTGGCCGACTTCCTCGACAAGGTGCCCACCGCGGAATTCGTCGAGTTGTCCGGTGCAGGCCACACCGCTGCCGGCGACGACAACGACGCGTTCTCCGAGGCCGTCGTCGAATTCGCGCTCCGGTGA
- a CDS encoding aminotransferase, whose product MSTSRAGGFNFLEHPELPAPAVSDAEARTILAEHYDIQAAVQSLGSQQDKNFLVRGADGSVLGVLKIANPAFGAVEIEAQDRAARHIAEAEPQLRVAVPLPNSAGAACTAVDGMLAGTAYVRLLRHLDGGTLDTAGYLTPELVAGLGNVAGRVSRALRDFDHPGLDRVLQWDLRFGMHVVDALIGHVGDTALRQRLQTAAREAWDQLAPLDDALPRQAAHIDLTDANVVLSTPLGTGDEPRPDGVIDFGDLCRTWAVSELAITASSVLGHPGATVTSILPAIRAFHAVRPLSPVEAAAVWPMLVLRTVVLIVSGAQQVLLDPDNDYLTEQADAERQMFELATSVGPQVMSALITADLGLASAPAPLPAAAPLIAEDPAQVHTLDLSTTSDLYDDAFDDSGVLRAGVEDDLATAALHDGARVVVSRYGEARLSRAPRLSQDTPAVVATGVTLWATPGTVLSAPWDGQARETGPGSVTLHTDSVELTLVGVTDVTLGAVRRGGQLARVSGRVEITARPVGAPPAPAFTSAELWPGWSALTRDPRPLLGLPPVDGADGGDLLARRDASFAPVQEFYYRTPPQIERGRRHFLMSTAARSYLDMVNNVTVLGHAHPRIADTAARQLRKLNTNSRFNYSAVVEFSERLAALLPDPLDTVFLVNSGSEASDLAIRLATAATGRRDVVAVREAYHGWTYGTDAVSTSTADNPNALATRPDWVHTVESPNSFRGTYRGAEAARYASDAVAQIQALATEGRAPAAFICESVYGNAGGMALPDGYLQQVYAAVRSGGGLAISDEVQVGYGRLGEWFWGFQQQGAVPDIVSVAKSVGNGYPLGAVITSRAVAEAFASQGYFFSSTGGSPLSCALGMTVLDVLRDEALQDNARHVGGHLKTRLEALRDRHPIIGTVHGFGLYLGVEMIRDAATLEPATRETRAVCDRMLELGVIIQPTGDHSNILKTKPPLCIDVEAADFYVDTLDRALSELQFGVSG is encoded by the coding sequence GTGAGCACATCCCGGGCCGGGGGCTTCAACTTCCTCGAACATCCCGAGCTGCCCGCTCCCGCGGTCAGCGACGCTGAAGCGCGCACGATCCTCGCCGAGCACTACGACATCCAGGCCGCCGTCCAGTCGCTGGGCAGCCAGCAGGACAAGAACTTTCTGGTTCGCGGCGCCGACGGCAGCGTTCTGGGGGTGCTCAAGATCGCCAACCCGGCATTCGGCGCCGTCGAGATCGAGGCGCAGGATCGTGCGGCCCGCCACATCGCCGAAGCCGAGCCGCAGTTGCGGGTCGCGGTGCCGCTGCCCAACTCAGCCGGCGCGGCGTGCACCGCGGTCGACGGCATGCTGGCCGGCACGGCCTACGTGCGCCTGCTGCGCCACCTCGACGGCGGAACGCTGGACACCGCCGGATATCTGACTCCCGAGCTCGTCGCCGGGCTCGGCAACGTCGCGGGCCGGGTCAGCCGGGCGCTTCGCGACTTCGACCATCCCGGTCTGGACCGGGTCCTGCAGTGGGACCTGCGCTTCGGCATGCACGTCGTCGACGCGCTGATCGGCCACGTCGGCGACACCGCGCTGCGGCAGCGGCTGCAGACCGCGGCCCGCGAAGCCTGGGACCAGCTGGCGCCGCTGGATGACGCGCTCCCCCGCCAGGCCGCGCACATCGACCTGACCGACGCCAACGTCGTGCTCTCCACCCCCCTGGGCACGGGCGACGAACCGCGGCCGGACGGGGTCATCGACTTCGGCGACCTGTGCCGCACCTGGGCTGTCTCGGAGCTGGCGATCACGGCGTCCTCGGTGCTGGGACACCCCGGCGCGACCGTCACGTCGATCCTGCCGGCGATCCGCGCCTTCCACGCCGTGCGCCCGCTCTCGCCCGTCGAGGCGGCGGCGGTGTGGCCGATGCTGGTGCTGCGCACCGTCGTCCTGATCGTCAGCGGCGCCCAACAGGTGCTCCTCGATCCCGACAACGACTACCTCACCGAACAGGCTGACGCGGAGCGGCAGATGTTCGAGCTCGCCACCTCCGTTGGGCCGCAGGTGATGAGCGCACTCATCACCGCCGATCTCGGGCTGGCGTCGGCGCCGGCACCGCTACCTGCGGCGGCGCCGCTGATCGCCGAGGACCCGGCGCAGGTGCACACGCTGGACCTGTCCACCACGTCGGATCTGTACGACGACGCCTTCGACGACAGCGGAGTACTGCGAGCCGGCGTCGAAGACGATCTCGCCACGGCCGCACTGCACGACGGTGCGCGCGTCGTCGTCAGCCGGTACGGCGAGGCCCGGTTGAGCAGGGCCCCCCGGCTGAGCCAGGACACCCCCGCGGTGGTGGCCACCGGGGTCACCCTCTGGGCGACGCCCGGCACGGTGTTGAGCGCGCCGTGGGACGGACAGGCCCGCGAAACCGGCCCGGGCTCGGTCACATTGCACACCGACAGCGTGGAGCTGACGCTGGTCGGGGTCACCGACGTCACGCTCGGCGCGGTCCGGCGCGGCGGGCAGCTAGCGCGGGTGAGCGGGCGGGTGGAGATCACCGCGCGCCCCGTCGGCGCGCCTCCGGCTCCCGCCTTCACCTCCGCCGAGTTGTGGCCCGGCTGGTCCGCGCTGACCCGCGATCCGCGGCCGCTGCTCGGGCTGCCCCCCGTCGATGGAGCCGACGGCGGCGACCTGTTGGCCCGCCGCGACGCGAGTTTTGCTCCCGTGCAGGAGTTCTACTACCGCACACCCCCGCAGATCGAACGTGGCCGGCGCCATTTCCTGATGTCGACCGCGGCCCGCAGCTATCTGGACATGGTCAACAACGTCACCGTGCTGGGGCATGCACATCCACGGATCGCCGACACCGCGGCGCGCCAGCTGCGCAAGCTCAACACCAATTCGCGGTTCAACTACTCGGCCGTCGTGGAGTTCAGCGAGCGCCTGGCCGCACTGCTGCCCGATCCGCTGGACACCGTGTTCCTGGTCAATTCAGGTTCCGAGGCAAGCGATCTGGCGATCCGGCTCGCGACCGCCGCGACCGGGCGGCGCGACGTCGTCGCGGTCCGGGAGGCCTACCACGGGTGGACCTACGGCACCGACGCCGTGTCCACGTCGACCGCGGACAACCCGAACGCGCTGGCCACGCGGCCCGACTGGGTGCACACCGTGGAATCGCCGAACAGCTTCCGTGGCACGTATCGCGGGGCCGAGGCGGCTCGGTACGCCAGCGACGCGGTGGCACAGATCCAGGCGTTGGCCACCGAGGGACGAGCGCCGGCGGCATTCATCTGCGAGAGCGTCTACGGCAACGCCGGCGGTATGGCGCTACCCGACGGGTATCTGCAGCAGGTCTACGCCGCGGTCCGCTCCGGCGGCGGGCTGGCGATCTCCGACGAGGTCCAGGTCGGTTACGGCCGGCTGGGCGAATGGTTCTGGGGATTCCAGCAGCAGGGCGCGGTGCCCGACATCGTGTCGGTGGCCAAGTCGGTCGGCAACGGTTACCCGCTGGGGGCGGTGATCACCAGCCGCGCCGTCGCCGAGGCGTTCGCCAGCCAGGGGTACTTCTTCTCCTCCACCGGCGGCAGCCCGCTGTCGTGCGCGCTCGGGATGACGGTGCTCGACGTGCTCCGCGACGAAGCGCTGCAGGACAACGCCCGTCACGTCGGGGGGCATCTGAAGACCAGGCTCGAGGCGCTGCGCGACCGGCACCCGATCATCGGTACCGTGCACGGCTTCGGCTTGTACCTCGGTGTCGAGATGATCCGCGATGCGGCGACATTGGAGCCGGCCACGCGGGAAACCCGGGCGGTCTGCGATCGCATGCTCGAACTCGGGGTCATCATCCAACCCACGGGGGACCACTCGAACATCCTCAAGACCAAGCCGCCGCTGTGCATCGACGTCGAGGCCGCCGACTTCTACGTCGACACCCTCGACCGGGCGCTGTCCGAGCTGCAGTTCGGCGTGTCGGGTTAA
- a CDS encoding adenylate/guanylate cyclase domain-containing protein, which translates to MTVAQIAAWVLAVLVVGEAIALAVVVRQWRAAEHEADELRRRLDTRNMLFTGGSKAVKTVWQTANILRRDGLGAAVRSSIEELADWAEVERPDLARLAPGGRVAIMFSDIEDSTALNERIGDRAWVRLIGKHDKAVRRYVERHDGYVVKSQGDGFMMAFAHPDQAVGCACDIQRSLSKRPNDIRVRIGIHSGKSVLRGDDLFGRNVAMAARVAGQAEGGEILVSQAVHDALDGGDTTFGAGRDVELKGFSGTHRLFPVEV; encoded by the coding sequence ATGACCGTTGCGCAGATCGCAGCATGGGTGCTGGCGGTGCTCGTCGTCGGTGAGGCGATCGCGCTGGCCGTCGTAGTGCGACAGTGGAGGGCCGCCGAACACGAGGCCGACGAGCTCCGCCGCCGCCTCGACACCCGGAACATGCTTTTCACCGGGGGAAGCAAGGCCGTCAAGACCGTGTGGCAGACGGCCAACATCCTGCGACGCGACGGGTTGGGCGCGGCCGTGCGGTCGTCGATCGAGGAGCTGGCCGACTGGGCCGAGGTGGAGCGCCCGGATCTGGCCCGACTGGCACCGGGCGGCCGGGTCGCGATCATGTTCTCCGACATCGAGGACTCCACCGCGCTCAACGAGAGGATCGGTGACCGGGCCTGGGTGCGGTTGATCGGCAAGCACGACAAGGCGGTGCGACGCTACGTCGAGCGTCACGACGGGTACGTGGTCAAGAGCCAGGGGGACGGCTTCATGATGGCGTTCGCCCACCCCGATCAGGCGGTCGGCTGCGCCTGCGACATCCAGCGGTCGCTGAGCAAGCGGCCCAACGACATTCGGGTACGTATCGGGATCCACAGTGGGAAGTCGGTGCTGCGCGGCGACGACCTGTTCGGCCGCAACGTGGCGATGGCAGCCCGCGTCGCCGGGCAGGCCGAGGGTGGCGAGATCCTGGTGAGCCAGGCGGTGCACGACGCACTCGATGGCGGGGACACCACCTTCGGTGCCGGCCGGGACGTGGAGCTGAAGGGGTTCTCCGGCACGCACCGGCTCTTTCCGGTCGAGGTCTAG
- a CDS encoding C40 family peptidase → MTLQRALDETRTGDIWLFRGRSGPDRAIQSMTNSPVNHVGMTVALDDLPPLIWHAELGDKLLDMWTGTHHRGVQLNDLREAVERWVHSYGQRCWLRQLSPHATTEQEDRMLRVIARMDGTPFPSTARLTGRWMRGRLPTVSDFTRGIPLVHRKVRESAERRKQQQSKAGLETAYCAETVAITYEEMGLLQTEKHYNWFDPGSFWSGDALPLREGYRLGAEIAVLT, encoded by the coding sequence GTGACGCTGCAGCGCGCGCTGGACGAAACCCGCACCGGTGACATCTGGCTGTTCCGCGGACGCTCCGGACCCGACCGGGCCATTCAGTCGATGACGAACAGCCCGGTCAACCATGTGGGCATGACTGTCGCGCTCGACGACCTGCCGCCGCTGATCTGGCACGCCGAACTCGGCGACAAGTTGTTGGACATGTGGACGGGCACCCATCACCGCGGGGTTCAGCTCAACGATCTGCGCGAAGCGGTCGAGCGGTGGGTGCACAGCTACGGACAACGTTGCTGGCTTCGCCAGCTCTCCCCCCACGCGACCACAGAGCAGGAGGACCGGATGCTGCGGGTCATCGCCCGCATGGACGGCACCCCGTTCCCGTCCACCGCACGGCTCACCGGCCGCTGGATGCGGGGCAGGCTGCCCACCGTCAGCGACTTCACCCGCGGAATCCCGCTCGTGCACAGGAAAGTTCGCGAGTCGGCGGAGCGGCGCAAGCAACAGCAGTCCAAGGCCGGGCTGGAGACCGCGTACTGTGCAGAGACCGTCGCCATCACCTATGAGGAGATGGGTCTGTTGCAGACCGAGAAGCACTACAACTGGTTCGACCCGGGGTCGTTCTGGAGCGGTGACGCGTTGCCGCTTCGGGAGGGCTATCGGCTGGGCGCCGAGATCGCGGTGCTGACATGA
- a CDS encoding VOC family protein — protein sequence MRLVSIRIITADVKRLVAFYEMVTGVTAVWGNELFAEIPTAVGALAIGSDKTVALFGQGSAEPAANRTAIVEFIVDDVDAEYGRLREQISDVVTEPTTMPWGNRALLFRDPDGNLVNLFTPVTDAARAKFAM from the coding sequence ATGAGATTGGTTTCGATCCGCATCATCACTGCCGATGTGAAGCGATTGGTCGCCTTCTACGAGATGGTCACGGGTGTCACCGCCGTCTGGGGTAACGAACTCTTCGCGGAGATTCCGACAGCCGTCGGAGCGCTGGCCATCGGGAGCGACAAGACCGTCGCCTTGTTCGGGCAAGGATCTGCTGAGCCGGCCGCCAACCGGACCGCAATCGTCGAGTTCATCGTCGACGACGTCGATGCTGAGTACGGGCGCCTTCGCGAACAGATCTCCGACGTGGTCACCGAGCCGACGACGATGCCATGGGGAAACCGTGCGTTGTTGTTCAGGGATCCCGACGGAAACCTCGTCAACCTGTTCACCCCGGTGACTGATGCGGCGCGCGCCAAGTTCGCTATGTGA